A region of Necator americanus strain Aroian chromosome I, whole genome shotgun sequence DNA encodes the following proteins:
- a CDS encoding hypothetical protein (NECATOR_CHRI.G2123.T1) has protein sequence MQQKTYISVTTQYSSKIALFDKKSNKMRRKSGCERSHGYEQPIRKKSTSTDTVVRLIRGSIGSISRRRLLRSRGWIEWCPRRSGSNYLLLNGIKHRR, from the exons ATGCAACAGAAAACCTACATCAGCGTCACGACGCAGTACAGCTCGAAAATAGCGCTATTCGACAAGAAATCCAACAAAATGCGGAGAAAATCTGGTTGTGAACGAAGTCATGGTTATGAGCAGCCAATCCG aaaaaaaagtacgagtACTGATACGGTTGTAAGACTGATTAGAGGCAGCATAGGGTCAATTTCTCGACGACGACTTCTCCGTAGCAGAGG ATGGATAGAGTGGTGTCCTCGACGAAGCGGCTCCAACTACCTGCTACTGAATGGAATCAAACACCGACGATGA